In Labrus mixtus chromosome 3, fLabMix1.1, whole genome shotgun sequence, a single window of DNA contains:
- the zbtb7a gene encoding zinc finger and BTB domain-containing protein 7A isoform X1: protein MQGPLASFLSGRALALPRDGGSRAGRQAGEADRALELFSAYLRGKRTDGRTDTRVGAVLGGSAAGWWKMSSGAGGRGGRRLRGTASSSGGGGRGGAGEAEEGPVGIPFPEHSADILGSLNKQRLSGLLCDVLLVTQEREFPAHRSVLASCSSYFHKLFTSGATADQQNIYNIDFVEAEALGALLDFAYTATLTVSHSSVADILAAARLLEIPPVQDVCTHLLDTKVLSPPAGSEQKDEDEDEGKDRGREQGNRVRAREYLEYFQRGAHWSSSCSTPELRDLPTHLHFNHGNGAPPINGGPAGQGEYYSTLALALAQAPTQEPEEEDEDEEEDEDGEVVQRNGASLGSSYYPSSQNGHFYLPPESRLGQETEVEEGGREVMARERGSASALLQQMMDSLERQKERATTGEEQGDGDDADMEFYLNYFNSSQHEDTASAVPTQGVPPLWLSQVRTGQERGGGERGSGGGGGGGGERKMRSKAFQKCPICSKVIQGAGKLPRHIRTHTGEKPYECAICKVRFTRQDKLKVHMRKHTGEKPYLCTQCGAAFAHNYDLKNHMRVHTGLRPYQCSSCFKTFVRSDHLHRHLKKDGCNGIPSRRGRKPRVREPGLLDASLGLLSPGSDTGPGPRTIRGRRRSEASSVAEVEGTAGALAHSPQLQELAGEAGP, encoded by the exons AGAGGCAAACGGACAGACGGCAGGACGGATACACGGGTGGGGGCTGTGCTCGGCGGCTCGGCGGCAGGCTGGTGGAAGATGTCGTCAGGAGCCGGTGGGAGGGGAGGACGGCGGCTCAGGGGGACAGCAAGCAGCAgcggtggaggagggagaggaggagcaggagaggcagAAGAAGGCCCCGTGGGGATCCCTTTCCCTGAACACAGCGCGGACATCCTGGGCAGCCTGAACAAGCAGCGGCTCAGTGGCCTACTTTGTGACGTGCTCCTGGTTACCCAGGAGCGGGAGTTTCCAGCTCACCGCTCCGTCCTGGCGTCCTGCAGCTCCTACTTTCACAAGCTCTTCACTTCAGGTGCCACAGCTGACCAACAGAACATCTACAACATCGACTTTGTGGAGGCAGAGGCTCTGGGAGCGTTACTGGACTTTGCCTACACAGCCACACTGACGGTTAGTCACAGCAGTGTGGCTGACATCCTTGCCGCTGCACGCCTCCTGGAAATCCCACCCGTCCAGGATGTCTGTACACACCTGCTGGACACCAAAGTGCTCTCCCCGCCG GCGGGCAGTGAGCAGAAAGACGAAGACGAAGATGAGGGTAAGGACAGAGGCAGGGAGCAGGGAAACAGGGTGCGGGCCCGGGAATACCTGGAGTACTTCCAGAGAGGGGCACactggagcagcagctgcagcacacCAGAGCTCAGGGACCTGCCCACACACCTGCACTTTAACCATGGTAATGGGGCGCCCCCGATTAATGGGGGTCCTGCTGGCCAGGGTGAGTACTACTCCACCTTGGCCCTCGCCTTGGCCCAGGCCCCCACACAggagccagaggaggaggatgaagatgaagaggaagacgaggacgGGGAGGTGGTGCAGAGGAATGGAGCGAGCTTGGGGTCTTCTTACTACCCCTCATCCCAAAATGGGCACTTCTACCTCCCCCCTGAGTCCAGGCTAGGGCAGGagacagaggtggaggagggaggcagggaggtgATGGCGAGGGAGAGAGGTTCTGCCAGCGCCCTTCTGCAGCAGATGATGGACTCCCTTGAGAGGCAGAAGGAGCGTGCAACAACTGGGGAGGAACAGGGAGATGGGGACGACGCCGACATGGAATTTTACTTGAATTATTTCAATAGCTCGCAGCATGAAGATACAGCTTCTGCTGTGCCGACACAAGGAGTGCCGCCACTCTGGTTATCACAGGTCAGAACAGGccaagaaagaggagggggagagaggggcagtggaggaggaggaggaggtggaggagagaggaagatgcGCTCTAAGGCCTTCCAGAAATGCCCCATATGCTCCAAGGTCATCCAAGGAGCAGGCAAGCTACCCCGCCACATCcgaacacacacaggagagaaaccctatGAATGCGCCATCTGCAAAGTGCGCTTTACCAG GCAAGACAAGCTCAAGGTTCATATGCGGAAGCATACAGGAGAGAAGCCTTACCTGTGTACGCAGTGTGGAGCTGCCTTTGCTCACAACTACGACCTGAAGAACCACATGCGTGTACACACAGGCCTGCGCCCCTATCAGTGCTCAAGCTGCTTTAAGACTTTTGTACGCTCAGATCACCTGCACCGCCACCTCAAGAAGGACGGCTGCAACGGCATCCCCTCTCGTCGAGGCCGAAAGCCTCGGGTGCGAGAGCCTGGGCTCCTAGATGCCTCCCTTGGTCTGCTGAGCCCCGGCTCCGACACAGGCCCTGGGCCTCGTACCATCAGGGGACGAAGACGCTCTGAGGCTTCTTCAGTGGCAGAGGTGGAGGGGACTGCTGGAGCTCTTGCACATAGTCCTCAGCTACAGGAGTTGGCTGGGGAGGCAGGGCCCTGA
- the zbtb7a gene encoding zinc finger and BTB domain-containing protein 7A isoform X2: protein MSSGAGGRGGRRLRGTASSSGGGGRGGAGEAEEGPVGIPFPEHSADILGSLNKQRLSGLLCDVLLVTQEREFPAHRSVLASCSSYFHKLFTSGATADQQNIYNIDFVEAEALGALLDFAYTATLTVSHSSVADILAAARLLEIPPVQDVCTHLLDTKVLSPPAGSEQKDEDEDEGKDRGREQGNRVRAREYLEYFQRGAHWSSSCSTPELRDLPTHLHFNHGNGAPPINGGPAGQGEYYSTLALALAQAPTQEPEEEDEDEEEDEDGEVVQRNGASLGSSYYPSSQNGHFYLPPESRLGQETEVEEGGREVMARERGSASALLQQMMDSLERQKERATTGEEQGDGDDADMEFYLNYFNSSQHEDTASAVPTQGVPPLWLSQVRTGQERGGGERGSGGGGGGGGERKMRSKAFQKCPICSKVIQGAGKLPRHIRTHTGEKPYECAICKVRFTRQDKLKVHMRKHTGEKPYLCTQCGAAFAHNYDLKNHMRVHTGLRPYQCSSCFKTFVRSDHLHRHLKKDGCNGIPSRRGRKPRVREPGLLDASLGLLSPGSDTGPGPRTIRGRRRSEASSVAEVEGTAGALAHSPQLQELAGEAGP, encoded by the exons ATGTCGTCAGGAGCCGGTGGGAGGGGAGGACGGCGGCTCAGGGGGACAGCAAGCAGCAgcggtggaggagggagaggaggagcaggagaggcagAAGAAGGCCCCGTGGGGATCCCTTTCCCTGAACACAGCGCGGACATCCTGGGCAGCCTGAACAAGCAGCGGCTCAGTGGCCTACTTTGTGACGTGCTCCTGGTTACCCAGGAGCGGGAGTTTCCAGCTCACCGCTCCGTCCTGGCGTCCTGCAGCTCCTACTTTCACAAGCTCTTCACTTCAGGTGCCACAGCTGACCAACAGAACATCTACAACATCGACTTTGTGGAGGCAGAGGCTCTGGGAGCGTTACTGGACTTTGCCTACACAGCCACACTGACGGTTAGTCACAGCAGTGTGGCTGACATCCTTGCCGCTGCACGCCTCCTGGAAATCCCACCCGTCCAGGATGTCTGTACACACCTGCTGGACACCAAAGTGCTCTCCCCGCCG GCGGGCAGTGAGCAGAAAGACGAAGACGAAGATGAGGGTAAGGACAGAGGCAGGGAGCAGGGAAACAGGGTGCGGGCCCGGGAATACCTGGAGTACTTCCAGAGAGGGGCACactggagcagcagctgcagcacacCAGAGCTCAGGGACCTGCCCACACACCTGCACTTTAACCATGGTAATGGGGCGCCCCCGATTAATGGGGGTCCTGCTGGCCAGGGTGAGTACTACTCCACCTTGGCCCTCGCCTTGGCCCAGGCCCCCACACAggagccagaggaggaggatgaagatgaagaggaagacgaggacgGGGAGGTGGTGCAGAGGAATGGAGCGAGCTTGGGGTCTTCTTACTACCCCTCATCCCAAAATGGGCACTTCTACCTCCCCCCTGAGTCCAGGCTAGGGCAGGagacagaggtggaggagggaggcagggaggtgATGGCGAGGGAGAGAGGTTCTGCCAGCGCCCTTCTGCAGCAGATGATGGACTCCCTTGAGAGGCAGAAGGAGCGTGCAACAACTGGGGAGGAACAGGGAGATGGGGACGACGCCGACATGGAATTTTACTTGAATTATTTCAATAGCTCGCAGCATGAAGATACAGCTTCTGCTGTGCCGACACAAGGAGTGCCGCCACTCTGGTTATCACAGGTCAGAACAGGccaagaaagaggagggggagagaggggcagtggaggaggaggaggaggtggaggagagaggaagatgcGCTCTAAGGCCTTCCAGAAATGCCCCATATGCTCCAAGGTCATCCAAGGAGCAGGCAAGCTACCCCGCCACATCcgaacacacacaggagagaaaccctatGAATGCGCCATCTGCAAAGTGCGCTTTACCAG GCAAGACAAGCTCAAGGTTCATATGCGGAAGCATACAGGAGAGAAGCCTTACCTGTGTACGCAGTGTGGAGCTGCCTTTGCTCACAACTACGACCTGAAGAACCACATGCGTGTACACACAGGCCTGCGCCCCTATCAGTGCTCAAGCTGCTTTAAGACTTTTGTACGCTCAGATCACCTGCACCGCCACCTCAAGAAGGACGGCTGCAACGGCATCCCCTCTCGTCGAGGCCGAAAGCCTCGGGTGCGAGAGCCTGGGCTCCTAGATGCCTCCCTTGGTCTGCTGAGCCCCGGCTCCGACACAGGCCCTGGGCCTCGTACCATCAGGGGACGAAGACGCTCTGAGGCTTCTTCAGTGGCAGAGGTGGAGGGGACTGCTGGAGCTCTTGCACATAGTCCTCAGCTACAGGAGTTGGCTGGGGAGGCAGGGCCCTGA